The Rhodothermales bacterium DNA segment CGCTCAGCGGGTCTCCAATCACCAGACCAGCGCATCGGCCCGCCCCTTCCTACGGGAGCGGAACCCCGCTGCGCCCGTCGCAACCGCTCTCCTCATGGCTGTCGCCTCCCCGCTCCCTGCGGTCGCCCCGCTCTCGGCTCGACCTACCCTCGACACCGGCCGCCCCTACGGCTCTCCGTTCGTCCCCCTCACCACTGCGCCCGCCCCGAAGGACACGGCCCGCATCGAGCACGCTGCCGCACTCACCGCCGAGGCCGAGGCGTGGGTCGAGCACGCCGTCGCCGCCGGCATGCTCCCAGCCACGGCCCTCCGCAAGGCGCTCAGCGCCGTTGGCTTCTCGGTCCGCCACCGTGCCCGCGCCCTCGCCATCCCCAGCAAGCTCCGGGGCGTGAAACCGCACCAGGAGGCGGTCGCCCTCCTCGCTGGTTACGCCGACGGCCACCCGCGCGGGGGCCTCGGCCTCCCACTCAAAGCAGAGGTGACCGACGACGGGCACATCGCCGTGGACGTCCACTTGTCCGACGACGGGACGCTCTACCGACTTGGGTTCGTCCAGACCAAGCACGTCGCGTGGCTCCGCCCGCTCCTCGTCGGCGGTGCGGCGATCCGTCTCTCCGCCGTGACGGGCCGCACACCCGGCCGAACGATGGGCGTCAACGTCCTGTTCGCCTTCGTCGGCCGCGCCATCCACGCCCGCCGGTTCATGCTCGACGGCGAGCCTAGCCCATCGGCCAACGACATCGCCCTCACCCGCCACGCGGACGGTCGCACAGAGGTCCGCTTCGGCCGTGGCGCGGAGGCCACCGTGAGCGTCGGTCGCTACGAGTGGGGGTACGGGGGATCCGGCCCCGCCCGCCTCGCGCTCGCCGTGCTCTACCGGTTCGTCGACAGCCACGACGCGAAGACGCTCGCCCTGGCCTTCAAAACCGACGTGATCGCCACGGTCCCTCGCGCCGGCGTCACTCTCGAAGCCGCGTTCGTCCGCGCGTGGATCGCACGGCACCACGCCCACGCATAGCGGTCCCAACCGCAAGGAGCGCGGCGGGGGAGAGGACACTCCGACCAAGAGGCTCCCCCGCCGCATTCCTCCTACGACGATCTTCCCGTCGCTCACCTGCCCGCTGCCATGCACGACCTCGACATCATCGCGACGAGCACCCGCGCCCTCATGCGCGAGCTCGGCCGCGCCCACCTCGGCCGACCCCTCCAGGACCTCGGCTGGTCGTTCGCCTTCGACCGCGCCCGCCGTCGCCTCGGCCGCTGCCTCTGGAAGAAGGGCGACCGCCCGGTGAAGACGATCTCGCTCTCCCGCTCCCTCGCCGCCCGCGAAGGCTGGTCGCTCATGGAGGACGTCGCCCGCCACGAGATCGCCCACGCCCTCGACTACGAAACGCGGGGCCGCTCCGCCCACGATCGGAGGTGGAAGGCGTGGGCCCGCCGCTGCGGCGCCGACCCGACGCGCTGCTACGAAGGCGAGCTCGCCGACGACCCGACCTCCGCCTACGTCGGCCGCTGCCCGACGCCCGGCTGCGACCACACCCGCCCGTTCTACCGCGCCGTGACCTCGGCCTACTTCTGCCCCCGCTGCGAAGAAGCCGCTGACCGCGAACGCTCCTACCTCCGCGTCACCGAGCGCCGCTCCGGCCGCGTCCTCCACGGGGGCGGCTCCGAACCCACCCGGCCCACCGACTCGAAGCGACCGCCCAAATATCTCGGCCGCTGCCCTCGCTGCGGGGCGGTACGTCCCTTTGCCCGGCGACCGAAGCGCCGGTACGCCTGCGCCGCCTGCTGCCGGCACCACGCGGGGGGTCGCTTCGACCCGCGCTTCGAGCTGGTGATCGGCACGTCGCGTTGAGACGAGTCCGGTCTACGGCGCCGGTACCAACCCGGCAGCGGTGTGCAGTCGTACCAGCCCTCCATCATCGAGGTCTGGCTCGCTGCCACTCGGAGCAGCGAGGCTTCGCGGACTACGTGCTGTTCCCCCATCCCTTATTTTCCTTTATCCCCAATCGTAGGCGCAGCTACCTACAGGTTCTTTACTACTAGAAGAACTACCTACTACAGGTTGGTGCACCGTACTCCCCGAGAAGGTGTACCGTACTCCCCGCTTTTGAGGGAGAAGGTGTACCGTACTCCCCGCCGAAGGTGTACCGTACTCCCGTGGATAACTCGCGGTGGATCGTCTGCTTGTGGATAAGTAACTTCGTGACATGGACTCCCACGACGAACGCGACGCGAGCGGATCCCCCGACGGGACGCTCGACCAACGCCGGCGCGACCGCGCCGACCGCTACCTCGCGAGCGTCCACTCCATCCGCGCCTTCAACGCGAACGAGACGGGCGACCTCGCGTTCATGGGCCAGCCCCTGGTCCAGCTCACCCTCCCGCACACCGACCCCGGCGACGTCCCCTTCTACGAACGCCGCAACGGGGACACCGCCCTCGTCGTTGAGCGAGGCGTGATCGACCGTGACGGGAAGACGGAGCTCGCCGGCATCCCCTTCGGCGTCTACCCCCGCCTCGTCCTAGCGTGGGTGACGACAGAGGCCGTCCGCACGAAGAACCGCTCGCTCGCCCTCGGCGGCAGCCTCGCCGCGTTCATGGCCGAGCTCGGGCTGGAGCGGGGAGGGGAGACGTCGACCCGCCTCCGCGAACAGATGCGCCGGCTCTTCGCCGCCCGCATCGCGATCGTGAAGGCGGTCCAGGGCATGGACCGCACCTCCGTCCAGGTCGCCAGCCACACCCGCCTCTGGTGGGACGAGTCGGACCCCTCCGAGACGCTCGACATGGGCTCGACCATCCGCCTCACCGACGACTTCTACCGCCTCCTCGTCGACCGTCCCGTCCCCCTCGACATGCGGGCGCTCCAGGTCCTCAAGGACAGCCCGCTCGGCCTCGACCTGTACATGTGGCTCACCTACCGCGTGAGCTACCTCGGCCGCGAAGCCGTGATCCCGTGGACCGCCCTCGAAGCGCAGATGGGGGCCGACTACGGCGAGACGAAGAACTTCACGCGGAAGGCCAAGCGGGAGCTCCGCAAGATCAAGCTCGTCTGGCCCGAGCTCGACTACGCCACGCCGCGCGGCCGGCTCGTCCTGAAGCCGTGCCCG contains these protein-coding regions:
- a CDS encoding DUF6166 domain-containing protein, whose translation is MAVASPLPAVAPLSARPTLDTGRPYGSPFVPLTTAPAPKDTARIEHAAALTAEAEAWVEHAVAAGMLPATALRKALSAVGFSVRHRARALAIPSKLRGVKPHQEAVALLAGYADGHPRGGLGLPLKAEVTDDGHIAVDVHLSDDGTLYRLGFVQTKHVAWLRPLLVGGAAIRLSAVTGRTPGRTMGVNVLFAFVGRAIHARRFMLDGEPSPSANDIALTRHADGRTEVRFGRGAEATVSVGRYEWGYGGSGPARLALAVLYRFVDSHDAKTLALAFKTDVIATVPRAGVTLEAAFVRAWIARHHAHA
- a CDS encoding SprT-like domain-containing protein, encoding MHDLDIIATSTRALMRELGRAHLGRPLQDLGWSFAFDRARRRLGRCLWKKGDRPVKTISLSRSLAAREGWSLMEDVARHEIAHALDYETRGRSAHDRRWKAWARRCGADPTRCYEGELADDPTSAYVGRCPTPGCDHTRPFYRAVTSAYFCPRCEEAADRERSYLRVTERRSGRVLHGGGSEPTRPTDSKRPPKYLGRCPRCGAVRPFARRPKRRYACAACCRHHAGGRFDPRFELVIGTSR
- a CDS encoding replication protein RepA yields the protein MDSHDERDASGSPDGTLDQRRRDRADRYLASVHSIRAFNANETGDLAFMGQPLVQLTLPHTDPGDVPFYERRNGDTALVVERGVIDRDGKTELAGIPFGVYPRLVLAWVTTEAVRTKNRSLALGGSLAAFMAELGLERGGETSTRLREQMRRLFAARIAIVKAVQGMDRTSVQVASHTRLWWDESDPSETLDMGSTIRLTDDFYRLLVDRPVPLDMRALQVLKDSPLGLDLYMWLTYRVSYLGREAVIPWTALEAQMGADYGETKNFTRKAKRELRKIKLVWPELDYATPRGRLVLKPCP